One genomic region from Nocardioides plantarum encodes:
- a CDS encoding DUF4395 domain-containing protein encodes MPAPDQGIDPRGPQFTAALTAVVLVAVLLTPTPVAPVLLAVQAVLFAWGALAGVQHTPVARLFRALVRPRLAAPDHLEDPAPPRFAQSVGLAFAVLGLVGYAVGLEALALVAVGFALVAALLNAVFRFCLGCEVYLLLRRFTATPAIN; translated from the coding sequence ATGCCCGCACCCGACCAGGGGATCGACCCCCGCGGTCCGCAGTTCACCGCCGCGCTCACCGCGGTGGTGCTGGTCGCGGTCCTGCTGACCCCGACCCCGGTCGCGCCCGTCCTGCTCGCGGTGCAGGCCGTGCTCTTCGCGTGGGGCGCGCTGGCCGGCGTCCAGCACACGCCCGTGGCCCGGCTGTTCCGCGCGCTCGTGCGACCGCGGCTCGCCGCTCCCGACCACCTCGAGGACCCCGCCCCGCCGCGGTTCGCGCAGTCGGTCGGGCTGGCGTTCGCCGTCCTCGGGCTCGTCGGGTACGCCGTCGGCCTCGAGGCCCTCGCGCTGGTCGCCGTCGGCTTCGCCCTCGTGGCGGCCCTGCTCAACGCCGTCTTCCGGTTCTGCCTGGGCTGCGAGGTCTACCTCCTGCTCCGTCGCTTCACGGCCACCCCGGCCATCAACTGA
- a CDS encoding nucleotidyltransferase family protein produces MTEAPLTLDEAVPLGYALVLRLAADLGVRALAIKGPVLAAHGLRDPRTSVDIDVLVDPATMPRLQAGLSELGWVDDGVYDIPGIVPAHSVNHHHELWPCELDLHHWFPGFLADPSAVFEVLWARRTSVRVAHTDVAACDEVGAAAVAALHYLRDERRSLQVEELAAVVRRDWSPAQVAELAELAADTGSAETLRPWLELAGATVVPDRVPLVVPLADWSLRSSVTTSEVLPWIVGLRRTPWWRRPAYLWHALWLDDKHYLVWGARDLTGRELLAARWARLRRAGRALPAALRELRRLGR; encoded by the coding sequence ATGACCGAGGCGCCCTTGACGCTCGACGAAGCCGTCCCCCTCGGCTACGCGCTCGTCCTGCGGCTGGCGGCGGACCTGGGTGTGCGGGCACTGGCGATCAAGGGACCGGTGCTCGCGGCGCACGGCCTGCGGGACCCCCGCACCTCCGTCGACATCGACGTGCTGGTCGACCCGGCCACGATGCCGCGGCTCCAGGCGGGACTCTCGGAGCTCGGCTGGGTCGACGACGGGGTCTACGACATCCCCGGCATCGTCCCTGCGCACTCGGTCAACCACCACCACGAGCTGTGGCCGTGCGAGCTGGACCTGCATCACTGGTTCCCCGGGTTCCTCGCCGATCCCTCGGCGGTGTTCGAGGTGCTGTGGGCCCGCCGGACGTCGGTACGGGTCGCCCACACCGACGTCGCTGCCTGCGACGAGGTGGGCGCGGCTGCCGTCGCGGCGCTGCACTACCTGCGCGACGAGCGTCGGAGCCTGCAGGTCGAGGAGCTGGCGGCCGTCGTACGACGTGACTGGTCGCCCGCGCAGGTGGCCGAGCTCGCCGAGCTCGCGGCCGACACCGGCTCCGCGGAGACCCTGCGGCCCTGGCTCGAGCTGGCCGGGGCCACCGTCGTGCCCGACCGGGTCCCGCTGGTCGTCCCGCTCGCCGACTGGAGCCTGCGCTCGAGCGTCACCACCAGCGAGGTGCTCCCGTGGATCGTGGGACTCAGGCGGACGCCCTGGTGGCGACGCCCGGCGTACCTGTGGCACGCCCTCTGGCTGGACGACAAGCACTACCTGGTCTGGGGCGCCCGCGACCTGACCGGGCGCGAGCTCCTGGCGGCACGCTGGGCGAGGCTGCGACGCGCGGGCCGAGCACTGCCGGCCGCCTTGCGCGAGCTGCGTCGGCTCGGTCGCTGA
- a CDS encoding acyltransferase family protein → MVPGKQANENVAMDALRVAAAVLVVLEHVRAVLFRDYDDTAGGPIAAVIYFATSLGNEAVIIFFVLSGYWVGGSVIAAFRRDRFSWVNYAIQRLVRLWVVLLPALVLTAICVAIGLTWFGEAGTYTGDPAYHDLAPTDLRERSSVLDALGNLFFTQRILTDTFGTNSPLWSLTYEFWYYVAFPLLLIVAVGRRPVQRVLAAAALVVVGVFVGRDIVLYFAVWLAGAALAVRPGLVRESVDRLSPSARTVLRMAAVCVLAATLATSESGRVPVAVAVGLITLATVGLLAAFSTDFAERGRTRAAVAPIARYSAVSFTLYVVHAPLLLLGAAIALPDSDDRFLPSVASYGLLLLTVAMLMAAAWVIGQATEAQTDRVRRWVKTKARTGTAVER, encoded by the coding sequence ATGGTTCCCGGGAAGCAGGCGAACGAGAACGTTGCCATGGACGCACTACGAGTCGCGGCGGCAGTCTTGGTGGTCTTGGAGCACGTCCGCGCTGTCCTGTTCCGTGACTACGACGACACCGCTGGCGGGCCCATCGCCGCGGTGATCTACTTTGCGACCTCTCTCGGCAACGAAGCGGTCATCATTTTCTTCGTCTTGAGCGGCTACTGGGTGGGGGGCTCGGTTATCGCAGCGTTTCGTCGTGACCGCTTCTCCTGGGTGAACTACGCGATTCAGCGCCTTGTCCGGCTCTGGGTCGTGCTGCTTCCCGCTCTGGTGTTGACCGCTATCTGCGTCGCTATCGGACTCACCTGGTTCGGGGAAGCCGGCACATACACGGGCGATCCCGCCTACCACGACCTGGCACCAACAGACCTCAGGGAGCGATCGTCGGTTCTTGACGCCCTCGGCAACTTGTTCTTCACCCAGAGGATCCTGACTGACACCTTCGGCACGAACTCGCCGCTCTGGTCGCTGACCTACGAGTTCTGGTATTACGTGGCGTTCCCGTTGCTGCTGATCGTTGCCGTCGGCCGGCGCCCGGTTCAACGTGTCTTGGCCGCGGCCGCGCTGGTGGTGGTCGGCGTCTTTGTGGGCCGCGACATCGTGCTCTACTTCGCGGTCTGGCTTGCGGGTGCTGCCTTGGCGGTGCGGCCCGGCCTGGTCCGCGAGTCGGTTGATCGGCTGAGTCCCTCGGCGAGGACAGTTCTGCGGATGGCGGCGGTGTGCGTTCTGGCAGCGACGTTGGCGACCAGTGAGAGCGGCCGCGTGCCCGTCGCCGTCGCGGTTGGGCTCATCACTCTCGCGACGGTTGGGTTGCTCGCGGCGTTCAGCACCGACTTCGCCGAGCGCGGCCGGACCCGAGCGGCTGTTGCGCCGATCGCGCGCTACTCCGCCGTGTCCTTCACCCTGTACGTGGTGCACGCCCCGCTGCTGCTCCTGGGCGCTGCGATTGCTCTTCCCGATTCGGATGACCGATTCTTGCCATCTGTCGCGAGCTACGGACTTCTTCTTCTGACAGTCGCCATGCTCATGGCTGCTGCGTGGGTCATCGGGCAGGCCACCGAGGCTCAGACTGACCGTGTCAGACGGTGGGTGAAGACGAAGGCCAGGACTGGAACTGCAGTCGAGCGTTGA
- a CDS encoding FkbM family methyltransferase, protein MTPIRERVQDAIPPRIAMRLRAEKNRRALFGLHAPARVLVDMVPQGCVAVDAGANAGLYAYWIARNAATVHAFEPQPRVFDRLRASAPGNVTCHNVALSDARGTAQLHIPATGNGEASLHELGRETEVVDVPTRTLDSFNLNGVGFLKIDVEGHEEALLRGAMQTIRDSRPAVFIEIEERHNPGGIARIADLFASLDYSDALYMAEGQFRPLSSFDPDRHQTPIPTDSPRYANNFLFRAS, encoded by the coding sequence ATGACCCCCATCAGGGAGCGGGTGCAGGACGCCATCCCCCCGCGCATCGCCATGCGACTCCGTGCCGAGAAGAACAGACGCGCGCTCTTCGGACTGCACGCGCCCGCGCGGGTGCTGGTGGACATGGTCCCCCAGGGATGCGTTGCCGTGGACGCTGGTGCGAACGCGGGGTTGTACGCCTATTGGATCGCTCGGAACGCAGCGACGGTCCACGCCTTCGAGCCGCAGCCGCGAGTGTTCGATCGCTTGCGCGCCAGTGCGCCCGGCAACGTCACTTGCCACAACGTCGCTCTCTCGGATGCCCGCGGGACCGCCCAGCTGCACATCCCCGCCACCGGCAACGGGGAGGCGAGTCTCCACGAGCTAGGCCGGGAGACCGAGGTGGTGGACGTGCCCACCAGGACGTTGGACTCGTTCAACCTGAACGGTGTCGGGTTCCTCAAGATCGACGTCGAGGGACACGAGGAGGCTCTCCTGCGCGGGGCGATGCAGACCATCCGCGACAGTCGTCCGGCGGTCTTCATCGAGATCGAGGAGCGCCACAACCCGGGCGGCATCGCCCGTATCGCCGACCTGTTCGCGAGCCTCGACTACTCGGACGCGTTGTACATGGCGGAAGGGCAGTTTCGGCCGCTGTCGAGCTTCGATCCCGACCGGCACCAGACCCCGATCCCGACCGACTCCCCGCGATACGCGAACAACTTCCTCTTCCGGGCCTCCTGA
- a CDS encoding PqqD family protein: protein MLEGSAAVVWRLLAGGQSTEALVEAVAEAYVVSPADVEDDVHRFLESAVQLGAVSRGEGA, encoded by the coding sequence GTGCTTGAGGGGAGCGCGGCCGTGGTGTGGCGCCTCCTGGCCGGCGGGCAGAGCACCGAGGCACTGGTCGAGGCGGTCGCCGAGGCCTACGTCGTCAGCCCGGCCGACGTCGAGGACGACGTCCACCGGTTCCTCGAGTCCGCCGTGCAGCTCGGCGCCGTCTCCCGGGGTGAGGGGGCATGA
- a CDS encoding PqqD family peptide modification chaperone, which produces MRVERAAWVDWYDDGRRSAVLVDDQVIVLSTLATSMVRHVVGGTLVDDLVTALVTEFGAPDGGDAHTATQAAVRDLVECGVLAEVTT; this is translated from the coding sequence GTGAGGGTCGAGCGCGCCGCCTGGGTGGACTGGTACGACGACGGGCGACGGTCGGCGGTGCTGGTGGACGACCAGGTGATCGTGCTCTCCACCCTGGCGACCTCGATGGTGCGCCACGTCGTCGGCGGCACCCTGGTCGACGACCTGGTGACGGCGCTGGTCACGGAGTTCGGAGCCCCCGATGGCGGCGACGCCCACACCGCCACGCAGGCGGCGGTGCGCGACCTCGTCGAGTGCGGGGTCCTGGCCGAGGTCACCACGTGA
- a CDS encoding polysaccharide biosynthesis tyrosine autokinase, producing the protein MELLDYAKALRAHWLGALLIVALAVLSAGAFTLTQPKVYAADARGLVTAGAATDPGLSSVSDSLAKSRAVTYVDIASSRAVADLVIADLGLDESASSLIGQIAIEQKPDTALIKVTARSSSPAAARSLADAWVKALAARVAQIEDPDGAGATGVIGIEPVEAAALPSTPVSPRPTLNLALGLLLGGLLAIAYAVLRSMIDRRLRADDEIERRFAVPIAGRVPVQSGRTGLLVSSTVDHGSWDAGEAFRKLRTNLSYMSVDDPPRVIVVSSPRPEDGKSTVAANLAAAIALSGQAVTLIDGDLRRPSVAELLGLVEGAGLTDVLIGQADLADVLQDHADLPQLTVLAAGSTPPNPSELLGSLAMQGLLRELALEGLVIVDAPPLLPVTDAAVLTRHADGALVVVSHGRTLDTDLAESLKQLEAVQGRVLGVVFNRVPRRRGPKDYYGSPTKAPAPSPVAVTAGGGRRKAR; encoded by the coding sequence ATGGAGTTGCTGGACTACGCCAAGGCGCTACGGGCGCATTGGTTGGGAGCCCTGTTGATCGTCGCGCTGGCGGTGCTCTCCGCGGGGGCCTTCACGCTCACCCAGCCCAAGGTCTACGCCGCCGACGCGCGGGGACTCGTCACGGCCGGCGCCGCGACCGACCCTGGCCTCAGCTCGGTCAGCGACTCCCTCGCCAAGTCCCGCGCCGTGACGTACGTCGACATCGCGAGCAGCCGCGCCGTCGCCGACCTGGTCATCGCCGACCTGGGTCTCGACGAGAGCGCCTCGTCGCTGATCGGGCAGATCGCGATCGAGCAGAAGCCCGACACCGCCCTCATCAAGGTCACGGCCCGGTCGAGCTCGCCCGCCGCCGCGCGGAGCCTGGCCGACGCCTGGGTCAAGGCGCTCGCCGCGCGGGTCGCCCAGATCGAGGACCCCGACGGCGCGGGCGCGACGGGCGTCATCGGCATCGAGCCCGTCGAGGCCGCCGCCCTGCCGAGCACCCCGGTCTCCCCCCGCCCCACGCTCAACCTCGCCCTCGGCCTCCTCCTCGGGGGCCTGCTGGCGATCGCCTACGCCGTGCTCCGCTCGATGATCGATCGGCGCCTGCGGGCCGACGACGAGATCGAGCGGCGCTTCGCGGTGCCGATCGCCGGCCGCGTCCCCGTCCAGAGCGGTCGCACCGGGCTGTTGGTCTCGAGCACGGTCGACCACGGCTCCTGGGACGCCGGCGAGGCGTTCCGCAAGCTGCGCACCAACCTGTCCTACATGAGCGTCGACGACCCGCCGCGGGTCATCGTCGTGTCCAGTCCCCGACCCGAGGACGGCAAGTCGACGGTGGCGGCCAACCTCGCGGCCGCGATCGCCCTGTCCGGGCAGGCCGTCACCCTCATCGACGGCGACCTGCGCCGCCCGAGCGTGGCCGAGCTGCTCGGTCTGGTGGAGGGCGCCGGGCTGACCGACGTGCTGATCGGGCAGGCCGACCTCGCCGACGTGCTCCAGGACCACGCCGACCTGCCCCAGCTCACCGTGCTCGCCGCAGGCAGCACCCCGCCCAACCCCAGCGAGCTCCTGGGCTCGCTGGCGATGCAGGGACTGCTGCGCGAGCTGGCCCTCGAGGGTCTCGTCATCGTCGATGCCCCGCCGCTGCTTCCCGTGACCGACGCCGCCGTGCTGACCCGGCACGCCGACGGGGCGCTCGTGGTCGTGTCCCACGGTCGCACGCTCGACACCGACCTGGCCGAGTCGCTGAAGCAGCTCGAGGCCGTCCAGGGCCGGGTCCTGGGCGTCGTGTTCAACCGGGTCCCCCGGCGCCGGGGGCCCAAGGACTACTACGGCTCGCCCACGAAGGCGCCGGCGCCGAGCCCCGTGGCCGTGACTGCCGGCGGGGGCCGTCGCAAGGCCCGTTAG
- a CDS encoding FABP family protein: MLNIPENLHPLCGPVVWLLGTWQGNGHGDYPTIDAYEFGQELVFQQDGRPFFHYFSRSWILDAEGNKVREAAQETGFLRCLPEGKLELVLSHNTGFTEIWYGVADAGKMELHTAGVGYTETAKEVTAGHRLYGNVEGDLLYAYDMEAMGQELQPHLWARLQRV, encoded by the coding sequence ATGCTCAACATCCCCGAGAACCTCCACCCCCTCTGCGGACCGGTGGTCTGGTTGCTCGGCACCTGGCAGGGCAACGGCCACGGCGACTACCCGACGATCGACGCCTACGAGTTCGGCCAGGAGCTGGTCTTCCAGCAGGACGGCCGCCCGTTCTTCCACTACTTCTCGCGCTCCTGGATCCTCGACGCCGAGGGCAACAAGGTCCGCGAGGCGGCGCAGGAGACCGGCTTCCTGCGCTGCCTGCCCGAGGGCAAGCTCGAGCTGGTGCTGTCGCACAACACCGGCTTCACCGAGATCTGGTACGGCGTCGCGGACGCCGGCAAGATGGAGCTTCACACGGCGGGGGTCGGCTACACCGAGACCGCCAAGGAGGTCACCGCGGGCCACCGCCTCTACGGCAACGTCGAGGGCGACCTGCTCTACGCCTACGACATGGAGGCCATGGGCCAGGAGCTCCAGCCCCACCTCTGGGCCCGACTCCAGCGTGTCTGA
- a CDS encoding Fur family transcriptional regulator, giving the protein MSDSTSDPTSVEVRGRPRPSLETPAADKPRTTTDWRAELRAKGYRLTPQRELILGAINELGHATPDEVLAHVQAQVSSVNASTVYRTLEVLEDLGLVRHAHLSDRAPTYHSVAGHEHFHLKCRACGEVVSVDADVAAALTERLSSELGFVADVGHLTVFGQCRSCGLDTV; this is encoded by the coding sequence GTGTCTGACTCCACGTCAGACCCCACGTCGGTCGAGGTGCGAGGCCGGCCACGGCCGAGCCTCGAGACCCCCGCAGCCGACAAACCCCGCACCACCACCGACTGGCGCGCCGAGCTCAGAGCCAAGGGCTACCGACTGACCCCCCAGCGCGAGCTCATCCTCGGCGCGATCAACGAGCTCGGTCACGCGACCCCCGACGAGGTCCTGGCCCACGTGCAGGCACAGGTCTCCTCGGTCAACGCCTCCACGGTCTACCGCACCCTCGAGGTCCTCGAGGACCTCGGCCTCGTGCGTCATGCCCACCTCTCCGACCGGGCCCCGACCTACCACTCGGTCGCCGGTCACGAGCACTTCCACCTCAAGTGCCGTGCGTGCGGTGAGGTGGTCTCGGTCGACGCCGATGTCGCCGCTGCGCTCACCGAGCGACTCAGTAGCGAGCTCGGCTTCGTCGCCGACGTCGGGCACCTGACGGTCTTCGGCCAGTGCCGCTCGTGCGGCCTCGACACGGTCTAG
- a CDS encoding 3-keto-5-aminohexanoate cleavage protein: MHVPAEALLVTVAPTGAETSKADCPQLPTTLAELVTAAQECEAAGAAMIHVHIRDDDHAPSLDGQRLADTVAALHEATDLVVQLSTGGSVHDPLDQRLKVLDAAPDSCSLTMGTTNFGDDVFSNPWPFISDLYQLSQEREVVPEFELFDLGHVASLTRLLKTHGLPYGGKVHCDFVMGVPGGMPGTADALVAGVAALPPEVTSWGATGIGRTTLAVGLAALSKGGHLRVGMEDVLTLSRGVPVQSNRQLVERAVAMGELAQRRPMTPTEARTLLGTRPA, from the coding sequence ATGCACGTCCCCGCCGAAGCTCTGCTCGTCACCGTCGCGCCCACCGGCGCCGAGACCAGCAAAGCCGACTGCCCCCAGCTGCCCACCACCCTGGCCGAGCTGGTCACCGCCGCGCAGGAGTGCGAGGCCGCCGGCGCTGCGATGATCCACGTCCACATCCGCGACGACGACCACGCCCCGAGCCTCGACGGCCAGCGCCTGGCCGACACCGTCGCGGCCCTGCACGAGGCCACCGACCTCGTCGTCCAGCTCTCGACCGGCGGCTCGGTCCACGACCCCCTCGACCAGCGGCTCAAGGTGCTCGACGCGGCCCCCGACTCCTGCAGCCTGACCATGGGCACCACCAACTTCGGCGACGACGTCTTCAGCAACCCGTGGCCGTTCATCAGCGACCTCTACCAGCTCAGCCAGGAGCGCGAGGTCGTGCCGGAGTTCGAGCTCTTCGACCTCGGCCACGTCGCCTCGTTGACCCGGCTGCTCAAGACCCACGGCCTGCCCTACGGCGGCAAGGTCCACTGCGACTTCGTGATGGGCGTGCCCGGCGGCATGCCCGGCACCGCCGATGCGCTCGTCGCCGGCGTTGCGGCGCTTCCCCCGGAAGTCACCTCGTGGGGCGCGACCGGCATCGGCCGCACCACCCTGGCCGTCGGCCTCGCCGCGCTGAGCAAGGGCGGCCACCTCCGGGTCGGGATGGAGGACGTCCTGACGCTCTCGCGCGGCGTACCGGTGCAGAGCAACCGCCAGCTGGTCGAGCGGGCCGTCGCCATGGGCGAGCTCGCCCAACGGCGCCCGATGACCCCCACCGAGGCGCGCACCCTCCTCGGCACCCGTCCCGCCTAG
- a CDS encoding TlpA family protein disulfide reductase, whose protein sequence is MTTGAYVVIAAVVVALGFGLWRRRTDGRFADTQHAPTEQDEPVTDSLLAGTPWETELGERATLVQFSSAFCAPCRTTRVVLADVADHHDGVRHVEVDAEKHLDLVRALHVTRTPTTIVLDPHGRELGRAAGAPTREQVLRSLPD, encoded by the coding sequence ATGACCACCGGCGCGTACGTCGTGATCGCGGCCGTCGTGGTCGCCCTCGGCTTCGGCCTGTGGCGACGCCGTACCGACGGCCGCTTCGCCGACACCCAGCACGCTCCGACGGAACAGGACGAGCCCGTGACCGACTCCCTCCTCGCCGGCACCCCGTGGGAGACCGAGCTGGGGGAGCGCGCCACCCTGGTCCAGTTCTCCAGCGCGTTCTGCGCGCCCTGCCGCACGACCCGGGTGGTGCTGGCCGACGTGGCCGACCACCACGACGGCGTGCGCCACGTCGAGGTCGACGCCGAGAAGCACCTCGACCTCGTGCGTGCGCTCCACGTCACCCGCACCCCGACGACGATCGTCCTGGACCCCCACGGCCGTGAGCTCGGCCGGGCGGCGGGCGCCCCTACGCGCGAGCAGGTGCTGCGCTCACTGCCAGACTGA
- a CDS encoding DUF1416 domain-containing protein — MCGATEGGLSLDGVNVAKEALIQGQVLRDGEPVGNAYVRLLDRTGEFTAEVPTSATGHFRFFAGEGQWTLRTLAPKADPVDKQVHASIGSVAEVTVALV, encoded by the coding sequence ATGTGCGGCGCGACCGAGGGCGGTCTGTCCCTCGACGGCGTCAACGTCGCCAAGGAGGCCCTCATCCAGGGCCAGGTGCTGCGTGACGGCGAGCCCGTCGGCAACGCCTACGTCCGGCTGCTCGACCGGACCGGCGAGTTCACCGCCGAGGTGCCCACCTCGGCGACCGGCCACTTCCGGTTCTTCGCCGGCGAGGGCCAGTGGACCCTGCGCACCCTCGCCCCCAAGGCCGACCCGGTCGACAAGCAGGTGCACGCCTCCATCGGCAGCGTCGCCGAGGTGACGGTCGCGCTGGTCTGA
- a CDS encoding sulfurtransferase produces the protein MSRENSLVTAQWAEDNLDTPGVVLVEVDEDTTAYDKGHIRGAVKLDWSTELQDQVRRDFVNKQQFEALLSSKGIANDDTVVLYGGNNNWFAAYAYWYFTLYGHKDVKLLDGGRKKWELDSRELTDEVPDRPATSYVAQEQDTSIRAFRDDAIAAIGVQNLIDVRSPDEYAGRLLAPAHLPQEQAQRAGHVPTSLNVPWSKNANDDGTFKSDDELKALYDEVGIDDSKDTIALCRIGERSSLTWFVLKELLGHANVKNYDGSWTEYGSLVGVPVALGDEPGSADA, from the coding sequence ATGAGCCGCGAGAACTCCCTCGTCACCGCCCAGTGGGCCGAGGACAACCTCGACACCCCGGGCGTCGTGCTCGTCGAGGTCGACGAGGACACCACCGCCTACGACAAGGGCCACATCCGGGGAGCCGTCAAGCTCGACTGGTCGACCGAGCTGCAGGACCAGGTCCGTCGCGACTTCGTCAACAAGCAGCAGTTCGAGGCCCTGCTGTCGAGCAAGGGCATCGCCAACGACGACACCGTCGTCCTCTACGGCGGCAACAACAACTGGTTCGCCGCCTACGCCTACTGGTACTTCACCCTCTACGGCCACAAGGACGTCAAGCTGCTCGACGGCGGCCGCAAGAAGTGGGAGCTCGACTCCCGCGAGCTCACCGACGAGGTCCCCGACCGTCCGGCCACGTCGTACGTCGCGCAGGAGCAGGACACCTCGATCCGCGCGTTCCGCGACGACGCCATCGCCGCGATCGGCGTGCAGAACCTGATCGACGTCCGCAGCCCCGACGAGTACGCCGGTCGCCTCCTGGCCCCGGCCCACCTGCCGCAGGAGCAGGCGCAGCGCGCCGGCCACGTGCCGACGTCGCTCAACGTGCCGTGGAGCAAGAACGCCAACGACGACGGCACCTTCAAGTCCGACGACGAGCTGAAGGCGCTCTACGACGAGGTCGGCATCGACGACTCCAAGGACACCATCGCCCTGTGCCGCATCGGTGAGCGCTCCTCGCTGACCTGGTTCGTGCTCAAGGAGCTGCTCGGCCACGCCAACGTCAAGAACTACGACGGCTCGTGGACCGAGTACGGCTCCCTGGTCGGCGTCCCGGTCGCCCTGGGCGACGAGCCCGGCTCGGCGGACGCCTGA
- a CDS encoding low molecular weight phosphatase family protein — protein MTDSAPWRVLVVCVGNQCRSPLAERLLRARLGVAGSELLVTSAGTRGPAGMPMDADAAAQLGRLGGDADGFLSRRISPAVLAEQDLVLTATRHLRTEVLRMAPRLMRRSFTIVELAQIIRTEELHGLAPRALVAAAATRRARVTADLDVADPIGASLEVHRQVADQLADCVDQIAGALRVQP, from the coding sequence GTGACGGACTCGGCGCCCTGGCGGGTCCTCGTCGTGTGCGTCGGCAACCAGTGCCGGTCGCCGCTGGCCGAGCGGCTCCTGCGGGCGCGGCTCGGCGTGGCGGGCTCGGAGCTGCTCGTCACGAGCGCCGGCACCCGTGGTCCGGCCGGGATGCCGATGGACGCCGATGCCGCGGCCCAGCTCGGGCGCCTGGGCGGCGACGCCGACGGCTTCCTCTCCCGGCGGATCTCCCCGGCAGTCCTGGCCGAGCAGGACCTCGTGCTGACCGCCACCCGGCACCTGCGGACCGAGGTCCTGCGCATGGCGCCGCGCCTGATGCGGCGCTCGTTCACCATCGTCGAGCTCGCGCAGATCATCCGCACCGAGGAGCTCCACGGCCTCGCGCCGCGCGCGCTCGTGGCGGCGGCGGCGACGCGACGCGCCCGGGTCACGGCGGACCTGGACGTCGCCGACCCCATCGGTGCGTCTCTCGAGGTGCACCGGCAGGTCGCGGACCAGCTGGCGGACTGTGTCGACCAGATCGCCGGAGCCCTTCGCGTCCAGCCCTAA
- a CDS encoding ATP-binding protein, whose translation MTGDPVDDCICVDLRAMDTRVRVEVRGTLAADLADDLRHAWSRCLVPYAGPADATVDATIRVVIDDDPAVVQRARAAGDLASTARDEVLDRLSPRVTIAAITHQAGRLLMLHACGLADPETGRTVALVAPSGTGKTTASRVLGRDLGYVSDETVAIRPDGSVATYPKPLSVVGDGRFKDQVSLDDLRLRRAPERCHLAGVAILVRDGDRAGRVEHVETVDALARLAPESSSLAAMPRPLHQVAELLDRTGGLRVLHYAEAAQLRPMVTEMLTAS comes from the coding sequence GTGACCGGAGACCCCGTGGACGACTGCATCTGCGTCGATCTTAGGGCGATGGACACCCGGGTGCGGGTCGAGGTGAGAGGGACGCTCGCAGCCGACCTGGCCGACGACCTCCGTCACGCCTGGTCCCGGTGCCTGGTGCCGTACGCCGGGCCGGCCGACGCCACCGTCGACGCCACTATCCGCGTCGTGATCGATGACGACCCGGCCGTCGTCCAGCGGGCACGGGCCGCCGGCGACCTCGCCTCCACCGCACGGGACGAGGTCCTGGACCGCCTGAGTCCGCGGGTCACCATCGCTGCGATCACCCACCAGGCGGGTCGGCTGCTCATGCTGCACGCCTGTGGCCTGGCCGACCCCGAGACCGGTCGGACGGTCGCCCTGGTGGCGCCGTCGGGCACCGGCAAGACGACGGCGTCCCGGGTGCTGGGCCGCGACCTGGGCTACGTCAGCGACGAGACCGTGGCGATCCGGCCCGACGGCTCGGTGGCGACGTACCCCAAGCCGTTGTCGGTCGTGGGGGACGGGCGCTTCAAGGACCAGGTCAGCCTCGACGACCTCCGGCTGCGACGCGCGCCGGAGCGCTGCCACCTCGCCGGAGTCGCGATCCTCGTGCGCGACGGTGACCGGGCGGGCCGGGTCGAGCACGTCGAGACGGTCGACGCGCTCGCGCGCCTGGCGCCGGAGTCCTCCTCCCTGGCCGCGATGCCCCGACCGCTGCACCAGGTGGCCGAGCTCCTCGACCGGACCGGCGGCCTGCGCGTGCTGCACTACGCCGAGGCCGCCCAGCTCCGGCCCATGGTCACCGAGATGCTGACGGCCTCGTGA